From a single Lolium rigidum isolate FL_2022 chromosome 7, APGP_CSIRO_Lrig_0.1, whole genome shotgun sequence genomic region:
- the LOC124670935 gene encoding beta-fructofuranosidase, insoluble isoenzyme 7-like, producing the protein MNGIEHPSNGRTAYHFQPAKNWQNDPNGPMYHNGIYHFFYQYNPRDATWGDGKLSWGHSVSGDLVNWAALENAINPTAPFDVNGCYSGSATVLPGGRPAILYTGLDTDRAQVQNVAFAKDPSDPLLREWEKPSCNPVIPIPADVTRNNFRDPTEAWRGRDGLWRVGVGAEVGGLGSILVFRSADFLRWERNAVPLHVSSRDIPELECPDLFPVAEQGTEGLDASTPSGPGVTHVLKLSDLAREDHYMVGRYDDETDTFVAAEPELGVDCRNWRRFDHGHLYASKSFYDARKKRRVLWAWVDETDGGGVARGWAGLQAFPRAMGLDADGKRLVQWPVEEIETLRRKRVGLQWATEVEAGGTKEIAGIVSSQADVEVVFEIPNLEEAETLDPKWLLDPRGLCAEKGASVHGGVGPFGLLVMASADLEEHTAVFFRVFRHLDTYKVLMCTDLTKSSTKQGVHKTSYGAFLDVDVEKDKLLSLRTLIDHTVVESFGDGGRTCMTARVYPEHVATSSSRLYVFNKGTCAVKVSKLEAWELATAAMNGGASGSVEPDVGAL; encoded by the exons ATGAATGGAATCGAGCACCCGAGCAATGGCCGAACCGCGTACCACTTCCAACCTGCGAAGAATTGGCAAAATGATCCCAATG GGCCAATGTACCACAACGGCATCTACCACTTCTTCTACCAGTACAATCCCCGCGACGCCACCTGGGGCGACGGCAAGCTCTCGTGGGGCCATTCCGTCTCCGGCGACCTCGTGAACTGGGCCGCCCTCGAGAATGCAATCAATCCCACAGCCCCGttcgacgtcaacggttgctatTCAGGCTCCGCCACCGTCCTCCCTGGCGGCCGGCCGGCCATCCTCTACACCGGCCTCGACACCGACAGGGCGCAGGTCCAAAACGTAGCCTTCGCAAAGGACCCCTCCGACCCGCTCCTCCGCGAGTGGGAGAAGCCCAGCTGCAACCCGGTCATCCCCATCCCTGCGGACGTCACCCGCAACAACTTCCGCGACCCGACGGAGGCGTGGCGCGGCCGCGACGGCCTGTGGCGAGTCGGCGTCGGAGCAGAGGTCGGCGGCCTGGGCTCGATACTCGTCTTCCGGAGCGCCGACTTCCTTCGCTGGGAGCGCAACGCTGTGCCGCTGCACGTTAGCTCGCGGGACATCCCTGAGCTCGAGTGCCCCGACCTGTTCCCGGTGGCGGAGCAAGGCACGGAGGGGCTCGATGCGTCGACTCCGAGCGGCCCGGGGGTGACGCACGTGCTCAAGCTCAGTGACCTGGCTAGGGAGGACCACTACATGGTGGGGCGGTACGACGACGAGACGGACACCTTCGTGGCGGCGGAGCCCGAGCTTGGCGTCGACTGTAGGAACTGGCGCCGGTTCGACCACGGCCACCTCTACGCGTCCAAGTCCTTCTACGACGCGCGCAAGAAGCGGCGCGTGTTGTGGGCGTGGGTCGACGAGACGGACGGCGGTGGCGTTGCCAGAGGCTGGGCCGGTCTCCAGGCGTTCCCGAGGGCGATGGGGCTGGACGCCGACGGGAAGCGGCTGGTGCAGTGGCCCGTGGAGGAGATCGAAACACTTCGGAGGAAGCGGGTCGGCCTGCAGTGGGCGAcggaggtggaggccggcggcaCGAAGGAGATCGCCGGGATCGTGAGCTCCCAAGCGgacgtggaggtcgtcttcgagaTCCCAAACCTCGAGGAGGCCGAGACATTGGACCCGAAATGGCTGCTGGATCCGCGGGGGCTCTGCGCAGAGAAGGGTGCGTCCGTGCACGGTGGAGTCGGCCCGTTCGGGCTGCTCGTCATGGCCTCCGCCGACCTGGAGGAGCACACGGCTGTGTTCTTCAGGGTGTTCAGGCACCTGGACACGTACAAGGTCCTCATGTGCACCGACCTCACAAA GTCATCTACGAAACAAGGGGTACACAAGACATCCTACGGAGCATTTCTGGACGTGGACGTGGAGAAGGACAAGCTCTTGTCGCTCAGAACACTC ATCGATCACACGGTGGTGGAGAGTTTCGGCGACGGCGGGAGGACTTGCATGACGGCCCGCGTGTACCCGGAGCACGTGGCGACGAGTAGCAGCCGACTGTACGTGTTCAACAAAGGGACATGTGCCGTGAAGGTCTCCAAGCTGGAGGCGTGGGAGCTAGCGACGGCGGCCATGAACGGTGGAGCCAGCGGTTCCGTTGAACCGGACGTCGGGGCTTTGTAG